A segment of the Polyangiaceae bacterium genome:
CTTTGCTCGCTTTGACGTAGCGAGGCTCCCCAAGCTGCTTGTAGTAAACGCCCATCACGGCGCCGGATTCATCGACCACGAGTGTCTGCGCTCGCGCGTTCTCTTGGATGTTCGCGCCGAGGGTCTTCACTCGTGCGATCAGCGTCTCCATGATCACGCGTCCCGCGCTGCCCTCGACCTTGGGCTTGTGTCCTCGAGGTGCTGCCCTCGCTGTGCGGTCGAACGGCCAGACGTTTTCGTTGCCGGAGTAGAGCAGGCAGTCATCCGTGACGGGTTCAGTGGTCTTCTTCGGGTAGTAGCTGCGCTTGAACTCGATGCCCTGTGCTTCGAACCAGGCGAAGTGCTCCAGGCTCTGCTCCACATAGAGGCGGCACTTTTCGGCATCCGGGTTGGGACCGCTCGCCATCAGGAGGTACTTCAGCATTTCCGCAGGGTCATCCTCGAAGCCGCACGCCTGCTGCACCGGCGTGCCTCCCCCGAAGTAGATGATCCCGCCGCTTTGCGCGGTGGATCCGCCCCCTTCGCTTGCGCGCTCGAGGATCAACACGTTGGCGCCGGCTTCGCACGCCTCGATCGCGGCGGCGGCCCCGGCCCCACCCAGACCCACGATGACCACGTCTGCTTCGTGATCCCAGTGGGGGACTTGGCTTTCGTGGAGCGGACGTGTTGGGCGAGTTCCAGTGTCTTCAGCCGCAGGTTGGTACGTCGATTCGTAACTTGCTTCCGCCATTTGACTCACTCCGCTCCCTCTCCACCCCTGTAGAACGTGTTCTATTTGGGGTCAACGAATGGGGAAATCCCAAGGGTTTGTGTGCCTGGGGGCTGAGACCGGAGTGGGGGAGTGGGACGCGACGGCGGGCTACGTGGTAGAGGCGAACGCCCTTGAACGGTGCGCCTCGGCGCGGCCGACCCGACTCCCTGATGGATTGGATCCTCCTCGCCTTCGCCCTGATCGTCTGCCTGAGCTACGGCGTTCAGACCATCACGGGCTTTGGCAGCATGCTGCTCTGCTTGACGCTGGGCGCGCAGCTCATGCCCATCGATCGCGTCCTGAACCTCGCGGTGCCGATCAGCCTGCTGCAGACGGGTTACATCGTCGCGCGCTACCACCGACAGATCGATTGGCGTCTGTTGCTGTCCCGCATCGTGCCGGCCATGGCTGTCGGGATGCTGATGGGCTTCTGGATCGCGGCGCGGGCGCCGGATGCCAGCCTCAAGCGGGTGCTCGGTGCATTGGTGCTGATCTTGGCCGTGAAGGAACTCTGGCAGCGATTGCGGCACGCCCAGACCTCGAGTCGGCCGTTGCCCGGTCCGGTGGTCCTCGGCGTAATGACTGCGGCGGGCGTGGTGCACGGTATCTTCGCCACCGGTGGACCGCTCCTGGTCTATGCGACGAGTCGCCTCAACCTGAACAAGCACGCGTTTCGGGCGACCCTGACGGCGGTCTGGCTGACGCTCAACAGCGTGCTGCTCGTGCGTTTCGTCAGCGCCGGTCGCATCGACGGGGAAGTGCTCGGGAGCCTACTCTGGTTGGTCCCGGCCGTGCCCACAGGCATTTTCCTGGGGGAAAAATTACACGCAAAGATCGACGAGCGCCGTTTTCAGCTAGCTGTCTACGGCCTGCTCGTCGTCGCCGCCCTAGTGCTCCTGGTGCGGTGACTCGCTCCGACTGTCCGCGGCGGAGAACGACGGAGCAAAACCCCGCGGCACGCTAGTCCAGCGAACGAGGATCGGGGCCTTTGCCGATGTATGAGTAGCGCGGGGGCTGACCGGGGCCGGAGTGGTCCACCCAGTAGGTCTTGGCGCCGCGCACGTCGAAGTGCACGAAGCTCGAGTTAGGGTAGTAGCCCACGCCGACGAGGTCGTAGCGGAGCAGGTAGTCGCGCAGGACTTGGTTCGGGACGCCCGGGATCGAGAAGTCGATGGCGTGGCCGAGCGCGTGTCGAGACGCCTTGGCGTAGCTCCGGGTGCGATGCCCGCTCACGACGCGGATCGGACGGCCTCCGAAGGTGTCGCTTACTTCAGCGAGCAGCTTGATCAGGCGAGGGTGGATGCCGCCCTCGAGATCCGCAGCGTCGAGCACCCGCGAGATCTCCTTGCGCGCATTCCCGTTGATTCCGCCCTTGGGGCTCGTCACGTAGCCCTTCCACGAACCCGCGAAGCCGATCAACGTCACGTAGCCGCGCTTGGCCGGGCGGCGCCGATAGTCCTTCCAGCTCTCCTTGCCGCGCCGCGACTTCCGCGAGGAACCATCGTCTGCGTCAGCTCGGGACGCGCGGTCGCTGCGGTCCTTGGGTGACTCGAGACCCGGCACGCGTCCAGCGTCTCGGGCCTTGCGCGCCGCTTCGCCGTTTTCATCGTCGCGCTCGGGGATGACCAGCTTTTGGCCCGGCTGAATCACCGTGCCGCGAGTGATGTCGTTCGCGTAGGTGAGCGCGGCAACGCTCACATGATAGCGCTTGGCAATCGAGCCGAGGCGCTGGCCTTTACCGATGGTGTGGACCTTCCAGGAGGACTTGCGCCGCGAACTCTTGCGGCGTGACGCCTTGCGCCGCTCCGCTTTGCGATCTGACTTCGCGCGGTCTGCCTTCGCACGTTGCGCCTTGCGGGATGGTTTGTCGCCTCTGTCGGATTTGGCGTCATCATCCTTCGGCGCGCTGTTCTTGGCGCGCTTGGCCGCCTCCTCGGCGGACTCACCCTTCTCCGGGATGACGAGCTTCTGCCCGGGCTGGATGGTGTCCTTGCGGGTGATGCCGTTTGCGGCACACAGGGCGTCGATGCTGACGTTGTAGCGCTTCGCAATCGAGCCCAGGCGCTGGCCCTTGTACACGGTGTGGTAGCGCTCCTTCGCTGAAGCGCTTCCAGCGCTCAGGCATAGGCTCACTCCCAACAGGCACACCGACAACCAACGCACGACCGACACGGGGCCAAAGACTGAACCCCAGTTGGCCTCGCGTCCAGCCACAAACCGCCACACTTTTGCGGGTTTGACCGCGAAAAGTGGCGGGCGCCTCGTCAGATGCAGCCGAAAACTGCGGCAGTCTGTCGCAGATCGCCAGACGTGGCGCTGATCAGTCCTTTTCGGAGCTGAGCGCGGCGGTGCGTTGACCGGTCGGCGACTCGCCGTTCCCCTTGGCGGTCGGTGCCTTCTCTCCGGTCTCCAGCGCTGCAGACTCGGACTGGCTCTCGCCGTCGCCTGTGGAAGCCGCCTTCGCCGGTTGGTCGGCATCGGAGCAGCAACGGAAGCCAACCTCGTAGCCGATGTACGTCTCTCCGTGGCTCTGCACGATGGGGCGGCAGCGGTTGCGTACCGGGCCCCACCAGCCGCCCTTCACCGCGGAGCGCTTGCCGGGGCTCTTCCAGGGCATGCTCACCCACTCGTTCACGTTCCCGTTCATGTCGTAGACGCCAAACGGGGACACACACTCTTCCCGAGAGCCGGACGGCTCTCGGCCATCCAGGCGATCCATTTCCGCCTTGCAGGTGGCGTTCAACTCGCACTGGGTGCGCGGCAACATTTCCTTGCGGCGCTTGTGCCACGGCTTGTCGATGTTGCACTTCTTGTCGTCGCGCTCGAAGCCCGTGGCGTGGGGGCGCATGTCTTCACCTTCGCAGGCGAAGTTGAACTCGCTCTCCGTGCAAAGCCGTTTCCCTACGGCATTGCACATGCGAGCGGCGTCCTCCCAGCTCGTCAAGGTGTAGGGGATTTCGCCCTTCTTGTTTGGCCACTCATAGCGGTCCACGCAGTAGCGCATCTTGCGGCGCGGCTTCGTGTCCTTGCACTCCACGACCGGCGAGTACTTCTTGCAGCGGTCTTTGTCCGGCGAGCCTTCGACGTCCATCACGTACTCGAGGCAGGTGTGCTGGACATTGCGGCAGTACTCGCCGCTCACCAGCACCATGTTCTCGGGGCAGGCGTTCGCGTCGTCCGCCGCTGCGCTGGCCGGGCTGGTGTCCGCCTCGGGTTCTGCCTCGTCAGGCGCGTCGCTCTCCTGGGGCTCGGCGACGGTTGCCAGGGGGGCCGGCTTGGACTTCTTCTTGTGCTTGCGCTTCGCCTTCGGCTTGGGCTTTGCGGCGGTGTTGGCGGCCACTGGGGCCGCTTCACGTTGAGGTTCTTGGCGTTCTTCGATCAGCCGACAGCCCACGAGGCTGATGGCCAAGCCGACCGAGCTGAAACACAGGCTGAAGCGGAGCGCGCGGCGCATACTCCAGCGCTTAGCCAGCACTGGGAGGCTTGGCCCAGTTTTTCGCCCAGGCGAAACGCTTCGATCCCGGCGGAAAGCACTGGAAACACGCCGCGCCTCACCCCCTGATCATGAAGCGTTTGCATAAGCGCTTACAGAGCTGACGGGCGCGCTGTGTTGCCCGTTCGCGCCGCGCTGCGATGTTGCTCGTTCACGGCTTCAAATGGCGAAAGCCCGCTCGATTGAGCGGGCTTTCTGCTGCTGCCTTGTGTTGTTCGGAGGGCCTAGAGGGCCTTGGTTCCCCAGTCCTCGAACTCGCGCTCCGTCTCGCCCATGTAGATCTGGCGCGGGCGGTGGATGCGGTAGCCCTCGGGATCGTTGCGCTGCTCCATCCAGTGGGCGATCCAGCCGGGGAGGCGACCCAGCACGAACATCACGGTGAACATTTCCGTGGGGATCCCCATCGCGCGGTAGATGATGCCGCTGTAGAAGTCGACGTTGGGGTAGAGCTTGCGCTTGATGAAGTACTCGTCGCTGAGCGCGCGCTCCTCGAGCTTCTTCGCTAGGTCGAGCAGCGGATCGTGGATGCCCATGCGCTCGAAAATCGCGTCCGCCTGTTCCTTGAGGAGCTTCGCGCGCGGGTCGAAGTTCTTGTAGACGCGGTGGCCGAAGCCCATCAGGCGGGTGTTGGGGTCGCCGGTCTTCACCTTCTCGAGGAAGCCGTCGCAGTCGCCGCCCGCCGCCTGAATGTTGTCGAGCATCTCGATCACGGCCTGATTGGCGCCGCCGTGACGCGGACCCCAGAGGCCACAAATCGCTGCGGAAATTGAGGCAAACAGGTTTGCTTCGCTGCTGCCGACCATGCGCATGGTCGAGGTGCTGCAGTTCTGCTCGTGATCCGCGTGAAGGATCAAGAGCATGTTCATCGCGTCCTCGTAGACCTTCGGGACTTCGTAGTCCTCGGCAGGTACCGCGAACATCATGCGCAGGAAGTTCGAGGGCCAGCTCAGATCGTTGCGCGGGTAGATGAAGGGGTGGCCGATGGACTTCTTGAAGGCGAAGGCGGCCAGCGTCTTGCTCTTGGCGAGCACGCGGATGATGTTGCGATCCAGCTCCTCTTCCGTGTCCGGGTAGAAGGTGGAGAGGCTCGCGACCATCGCGGCCATGATCGCCATCGGATGTGCGCCCGACGCGTACCCCTCGTAGAACTTCTTCATGTCCTCGTGGAGCAGCGTGTGCTTCGTCATGCGCTCACGGAACGTGGCGAGCTCTTCCTTGTTCGGGCGATGCCCGTAGATCAGCAGGTAGCAGACCTCGGTGAAGCGAGCGCGCGTGGCGACCTGCTCGATGGGGTAACCCCGGTAGCGCAGGATGCCTTTTTCACCATCGATGAAGGTGACGCTGCTCTTGCAAGACGCGGTGTTTCCGTAGCCGGGGTCCAGCGTCACCAAGCCGCTGACTTTGCGCAGGGCCTGGATGTCGACGCCTAGCTCTCCCTCCGTGCCTTCCAGGACTGGAAGCTCGTACTCCTTACCGTCGTAGATCAGCTTTGCGGTGCTCATAGTCTCCTCGATTACCCCCCGCTTGATGCGGCTCCAGCCTCAGTCTGTGTGCCCCTCGGAGCGCTCAGTGTGGCTCTCAGACGGTCAGCCACGGGCCGAAGTAAGGGTCCGTATACACGCTCCGAGGGGAGGTAGGAAACCGCGAGCCGGCAGCCCGTAAATTGGCGCTAGGACGCACGGTTTTGACTGGCCGTGAAGCGCCGTGGCCGCTCAAGATCGCCGGCGATTCAGCGTTCCAGACCCTGCCGCAGGAGCGTCAGCCACCGCGGGCGACCTGCATTATTCGTGACACTGAGTGTCGCTATGGCTCAGGAAGGGAGCTCGCTTCTGCGAGGCATGGGTCGGCTGGCCGTCGTAGAAACACTCGGGCGTTTTCTCGCGGGAAAAGCCGCGTGCGTTCCCACGGGAGTCAGGTACTCGGCCTAAAACGTTTCCGCGCGACGTCGCAAAGCGTTTGCGAGTGCTCTGCTTCGCCTTCACGCTTTCTGCCGACTTATGGCAGCAGCACCGGACCAGTCCCGGCGCCGGTGGGGGCGGTACGAGGAGATCTGCGAGATCGCCAGCGGTGGCATGGCGACGGTTCACCTCGCTCGTAACCTCGACACCCAGCGCCTCGCCGCGGTGAAGTCGCTGCATCCGCATTTGATGGCTGACGACGACGTCGTTCAGAACTTCATCGATGAGAACCACATCGTCTCGCGGATCTGCCACCCCAATGTGGTCCCCGTGCTCGAAGTCGCGCAGAACGACGCGGGCTACTACCAGGCGATGGAGTACGTTGACGGCGCTCCGCTGGGAAAGCTGTTGGTGTTCTGTATCCGCGGGGGAAGCTGGCTCTCGATCGAAGCGTGCGCGCGCGTTGCCATCGACACCCTCGAGGGGTTGGATGCTGCTCACCAGCTGAAGAACAACGCAGGCGAGCTGACGGGCGTCGTGCATCGGGATGTTGGGCCAGCGAACATCCTGGTCGATGTCTTCGGGATGGCGCGAGTCATCGATTTCGGCGTGGCCACGATGGCGGTGCGCTACACGGCTCCTGGTAGCGATAACATCAAGGGGCGCCTGGCCTACATGGCGCCCGAGCAGGCGAAGACCCCGAAGGACGTGGATCGTCGCGCCGACCTGTTTTCGGTCGGTGTCGTGCTGTGGGAGCTGCTCGCCGCGAGGCGCTTGTTCAAAGGCAAGAGCGAGCACGAGACGCTGCAGAACCTACTGAGCCAGGAGATCCCATCGCTCGGCTTGATCCGCGAGGATGTAGAGCCCGAGCTCGAGGCGCTCGTGGCAAGGGCGCTCGATCGCGACCCCGAGCAGCGCTTTCAGACCGCTCGGGAGTTCATCGAGGCGCTGAACGAAGCCGTCGCGGTCGAGTCGGTTGATACACGCAAAGAGCTGGGTCAACTCGTAGTGGACGCCTTTGGAGAAGAGCTTGCTGAGCGCCGACAGAGCGCGCTTCAGGCGACGCAGGCGGAGGCTCAAGTTCCGGCGTGGACCGAGCTCAGCAGCATCGCTCCACCTGCGATGGTGGCAAGCATCGCGCCGCCTCGCGCGCAGCTCAGCTCGCCGCCGCCCCCGCGCAAGAATCGCTGGCCGTGGCTGTTAGCAGCGCTGCTGTTCGGAGGCCTTGGGTTCACGCTCTGGCGCACGCAGGGCGTTGATGCGCCTGCACAAGCCAAAGAGCCCAGCGTTTCACTGGTGATGGCGAGCGCGACGCCTGCGGCTGAGGTGGGGCAAACGCCAGAGCCCGCACCGCCAGTCGAGAGCAAGCCGCCCGTGACGCCCGATCCCGCAGCCGTATCTGAAGCCGCAGCCGCAGCCGAGCCAGCTGCGCCAGCGGAAACGGCAGCGCCAGCGGAGACGGCGGCGCCCAAGGGGCCCGCGGTCGCGCCGGGGTACCGCTGGACACCTCCCAAAGCCAAGCGGCCGGCGCCCAGCGACGTCGATCTCACGAACCCCTACCGCTAGGCTCCGAATTCGAGCTCCGCCGCTCCAGTTTAGCCGCCCCAGCCCAGCCGCACGGGTAACCGCCGCCAGTGACTGAACAGCAAACAGCCGCGAAGACCCGCTCCCGCAGGCCAATGTCCGCGGTGCTCTTGTGTGGCTTTCTGGGGTCGGGCAAGACGACGCTCCTGAATCGTATCCTTGCGGAATCCCACGATCTCCCCACTGCGGTGCTGGTCAATGACTTCGGCGACGTGAGCATCGACGCCCGATTGATCGTCGACGTCCAGGCGGACACCATCGTGCTCGACAACGGATGCATTTGCTGCTCCGTACGGGGGGATCTGCTGGGGGCGTTGGAACGCCTGATTCACGCGCCTCCCGAGGAGCGCGTCGAACGTGTGTTGATTGAGGCCAGCGGGATCGCCGATCCGCGCTCGGTGCTGTCGACCTTCGTGGCGCTGGACAAGGCGTCTACCCTCGCACTCGATGGCGTCGTGGCGCTGGTGGACGCGAGCGAGCTGGCTGACCTCAGCCTGAACGATCTGAGCCTCGTGCGCGATCAGCTCGACCAGTCCGATCTGGTCGTGGTGAACAAGCTCGATCTCGCGACCCCTGAGCAGCTCGCGCGTTGCCGTGAGGAAGTCAGGCGGTTCGCCCCGCGCGCTGCGGTGTTCGAGACCAGCCGGGCGGAGGTGCCCCT
Coding sequences within it:
- a CDS encoding sulfite exporter TauE/SafE family protein, yielding MDWILLAFALIVCLSYGVQTITGFGSMLLCLTLGAQLMPIDRVLNLAVPISLLQTGYIVARYHRQIDWRLLLSRIVPAMAVGMLMGFWIAARAPDASLKRVLGALVLILAVKELWQRLRHAQTSSRPLPGPVVLGVMTAAGVVHGIFATGGPLLVYATSRLNLNKHAFRATLTAVWLTLNSVLLVRFVSAGRIDGEVLGSLLWLVPAVPTGIFLGEKLHAKIDERRFQLAVYGLLVVAALVLLVR
- a CDS encoding LysM peptidoglycan-binding domain-containing protein, translating into MSVVRWLSVCLLGVSLCLSAGSASAKERYHTVYKGQRLGSIAKRYNVSIDALCAANGITRKDTIQPGQKLVIPEKGESAEEAAKRAKNSAPKDDDAKSDRGDKPSRKAQRAKADRAKSDRKAERRKASRRKSSRRKSSWKVHTIGKGQRLGSIAKRYHVSVAALTYANDITRGTVIQPGQKLVIPERDDENGEAARKARDAGRVPGLESPKDRSDRASRADADDGSSRKSRRGKESWKDYRRRPAKRGYVTLIGFAGSWKGYVTSPKGGINGNARKEISRVLDAADLEGGIHPRLIKLLAEVSDTFGGRPIRVVSGHRTRSYAKASRHALGHAIDFSIPGVPNQVLRDYLLRYDLVGVGYYPNSSFVHFDVRGAKTYWVDHSGPGQPPRYSYIGKGPDPRSLD
- a CDS encoding SUMF1/EgtB/PvdO family nonheme iron enzyme, which encodes MRRALRFSLCFSSVGLAISLVGCRLIEERQEPQREAAPVAANTAAKPKPKAKRKHKKKSKPAPLATVAEPQESDAPDEAEPEADTSPASAAADDANACPENMVLVSGEYCRNVQHTCLEYVMDVEGSPDKDRCKKYSPVVECKDTKPRRKMRYCVDRYEWPNKKGEIPYTLTSWEDAARMCNAVGKRLCTESEFNFACEGEDMRPHATGFERDDKKCNIDKPWHKRRKEMLPRTQCELNATCKAEMDRLDGREPSGSREECVSPFGVYDMNGNVNEWVSMPWKSPGKRSAVKGGWWGPVRNRCRPIVQSHGETYIGYEVGFRCCSDADQPAKAASTGDGESQSESAALETGEKAPTAKGNGESPTGQRTAALSSEKD
- a CDS encoding citrate synthase, giving the protein MSTAKLIYDGKEYELPVLEGTEGELGVDIQALRKVSGLVTLDPGYGNTASCKSSVTFIDGEKGILRYRGYPIEQVATRARFTEVCYLLIYGHRPNKEELATFRERMTKHTLLHEDMKKFYEGYASGAHPMAIMAAMVASLSTFYPDTEEELDRNIIRVLAKSKTLAAFAFKKSIGHPFIYPRNDLSWPSNFLRMMFAVPAEDYEVPKVYEDAMNMLLILHADHEQNCSTSTMRMVGSSEANLFASISAAICGLWGPRHGGANQAVIEMLDNIQAAGGDCDGFLEKVKTGDPNTRLMGFGHRVYKNFDPRAKLLKEQADAIFERMGIHDPLLDLAKKLEERALSDEYFIKRKLYPNVDFYSGIIYRAMGIPTEMFTVMFVLGRLPGWIAHWMEQRNDPEGYRIHRPRQIYMGETEREFEDWGTKAL
- a CDS encoding protein kinase, with translation MAAAPDQSRRRWGRYEEICEIASGGMATVHLARNLDTQRLAAVKSLHPHLMADDDVVQNFIDENHIVSRICHPNVVPVLEVAQNDAGYYQAMEYVDGAPLGKLLVFCIRGGSWLSIEACARVAIDTLEGLDAAHQLKNNAGELTGVVHRDVGPANILVDVFGMARVIDFGVATMAVRYTAPGSDNIKGRLAYMAPEQAKTPKDVDRRADLFSVGVVLWELLAARRLFKGKSEHETLQNLLSQEIPSLGLIREDVEPELEALVARALDRDPEQRFQTAREFIEALNEAVAVESVDTRKELGQLVVDAFGEELAERRQSALQATQAEAQVPAWTELSSIAPPAMVASIAPPRAQLSSPPPPRKNRWPWLLAALLFGGLGFTLWRTQGVDAPAQAKEPSVSLVMASATPAAEVGQTPEPAPPVESKPPVTPDPAAVSEAAAAAEPAAPAETAAPAETAAPKGPAVAPGYRWTPPKAKRPAPSDVDLTNPYR
- a CDS encoding GTP-binding protein, which translates into the protein MTEQQTAAKTRSRRPMSAVLLCGFLGSGKTTLLNRILAESHDLPTAVLVNDFGDVSIDARLIVDVQADTIVLDNGCICCSVRGDLLGALERLIHAPPEERVERVLIEASGIADPRSVLSTFVALDKASTLALDGVVALVDASELADLSLNDLSLVRDQLDQSDLVVVNKLDLATPEQLARCREEVRRFAPRAAVFETSRAEVPLALVLGLSAHPRQATLKSVDHGLEFESLHFHFERPLLLERVRELCVDLPQGVYRAKGVLWLRDLPEHQVILQVVGRRARVDRGAPWGDLEPASDIVLIGRRGSFDAASLEGRFARCAEPAEPKGLLQAFGAWWQR